A genome region from Setaria italica strain Yugu1 chromosome III, Setaria_italica_v2.0, whole genome shotgun sequence includes the following:
- the LOC101782665 gene encoding ruBisCO large subunit-binding protein subunit alpha, chloroplastic, protein MASANAISTASLLRPLSQGRARRARNGRSQRFVVRADAKDIAFDQKSRAALQAGVEKLANAVGVTLGPRGRNVVLDEYGAPKVVNDGVTIARAIELYDPMENAGAALIREVASKTNDSAGDGTTTASVLAREIIKLGLLSVTSGANPVSLKKGIDKTVQGLIQELENKARPVKGGGDIKAVASISAGNDEFIGSMIAEAIDKVGPDGVLSIESSSSFETTVDVEEGMEIDRGYISPQFVTNLEKSIVEFENAKVLITDQKITSIKEILPILEKTTQLRAPLFIIAEDITGEALATLVVNKLRGILNVAAIKAPSFGERRKAILQDIAIVTGAEFLAKDLGLLVENATEEQLGTARKVTIHQTTTTLIADAASKDEIQARVAQLKKELAETDSVYDTEKLAERIAKLAGGVAVIKVGAATETELEDRQLRIEDAKNATFAAIEEGIVPGGGTAYVHLSTIVPSIKETIEDPDERLGADIIQKALVAPASLIAHNAGVEGEVVVEKVKESEWEVGYNAMTDKYENLMESGVIDPAKVTRCALQNAASVAGMVLTTQAIVVEKPKPKPRVAEPAEGALSV, encoded by the exons ATGGCCTCCGCCAACGCCATCTccaccgcctccctcctccggccCCTCTCTCAG GGCAGGGCGAGGAGGGCCAGGAACGGCCGGTCGCAGCGGTTCGTGGTGCGTGCGGACGCCAAGGACATCGCGTTCGACCAGAAATCCAGGGCGGCGCTCCAGGCCGGCGTCGAGAAGCTCGCCAACGCCGTCGGTGTCACCCTCGGGCCCCGAG GGAGGAATGTAGTGCTGGATGAGTATGGTGCGCCCAAAGTTGTAAATGATGGAGTTACTATTGCCCGGGCTATTGAGCTGTATGACCCAATGGAAAATGCTGGCGCAGCACTGATCCGTGAG GTTGCTAGCAAGACCAATGATTCGGCTGGTGATGGGACTACAACTGCTTCTGTCCTTGCTCGTGAAATCATCAAGCTAGGCCTTCTGAGTGTCACGTCTGGTGCAAACCCTGTGTCACTTAAGAAGGGAATAGACAAAACTGTGCAGGGTCTAATTCAGGAGCTTGAGAACAAGGCTAGACCAGTCAAGGGTGGAGGTGATATCAAAG CTGTTGCGTCTATCTCTGCTGGCAATGATGAATTTATCGGATCCATGATTGCCGAAGCAATTGACAAAGTGGGCCCTGATGGTGTCCTTTCAATTGAGTCTTCATCATCTTTTGAGACTACTGTTGATGTTGAAGAAGGAATGGAG ATTGACCGTGGATATATTTCTCCACAATTTGTGACCAACCTTGAGAAATCTATAGTGGAGTTTGAGAATGCTAAGGTTCTTATTACTGATCAAAAGATCACAAGCATAAAGGAAATTCTTCCAATTTTGGAGAAGACCACACAGCTGAGAGCCCCGCTGTTCATTATCGCTGAGGACATTACTGGTGAAGCTTTGGCAACTCTTGTTGTTAACAAGCTCCGAGGAATCCTTAACGTTGCAGCAATTAAGGCCCCGAGCTTTGGTGAGCGGCGGAAAGCTATCCTTCAGGACATTGCCATTGTTACAG GTGCTGAGTTCCTAGCAAAAGATCTTGGTTTGTTGGTTGAAAATGCTACAGAGGAACAACTTGGGACAGCAAGGAAAGTCACTATACATCAGACCACAACTACCCTGATAGCAGATGCAGCTAGTAAAGATGAGATCCAAGCGAGGGTTGCACAGCTAAAGAAGGAGCTTGCTGAAACTGATTCAGTTTATGATACTGAGAAATTGGCTGAGAGAATTGCGAAGCTTGCTGGTGGTGTTGCTGTTATCAAGGTTGGAGCCGCAACCGAGACTGAACTTGAGGACCGCCAGCTACGAATTGAGGATGCAAAGAATGCCACTTTTGCCGCCATTGAGGAGGGCATTGTTCCTGGAGGTGGCACGGCATATGTGCACCTATCCACCATTGTCCCTTCAATCAAGGAAACAATTGAGGACCCTGATGAGCGTCTTGGTGCTGACATTATTCAAAAG GCATTGGTAGCACCTGCTTCACTAATCGCACACAATGCTGGAGTGGAGGGTGAAGTGGTCGTTGAGAAGGTCAAGGAAAGTGAGTGGGAAGTGGGCTACAATGCAATGACGGACAAGTACGAGAACCTGATGGAGTCCGGTGTGATCGACCCCGCCAAGGTGACAAGGTGCGCGCTCCAGAATGCGGCCTCTGTGGCTGGAATGGTTTTAACCACACAGGCCATTGTTGttgagaagccgaagccgaagcctcGAGTGGCTGAGCCGGCGGAGGGCGCCCTTAGTGTGTAA
- the LOC101773228 gene encoding LOW QUALITY PROTEIN: protein NRT1/ PTR FAMILY 5.1 (The sequence of the model RefSeq protein was modified relative to this genomic sequence to represent the inferred CDS: deleted 4 bases in 2 codons; substituted 1 base at 1 genomic stop codon) yields MLLITLAVSLKSLHPQCTPDGGCAPATQQQVAFFYGALYTMAIGAGGTKPNISTFGADQSDDFDAREREVKASFFNWWMFSSFTGGLVAVLVLVFVQENVGXGIGCTIPTAGLALSLLLFYVSTPFYRHKPVRRDTAAGLARQVGSVFRGAFANRSRPLPADAGELHEHDTAWYAAARKRRLHRTPALRFLDRPALRPPTDYEGTSRRSCTVTEVEQVKLIVGMIVVWLTTLVPCTIWAQVNTLFVKQGTTLDRTIGGVRVPEASLGSFITVSMLLSIPVHDRVLVPLARRRTGDPRGITLLQRLGVGCALQVLVVACAYGVEVRRMRVIRERAVRGAGETVPMSILWMLPQYVLMGVGDVFNSVGILEFFYDQSPDGMRRLGTTFFTSGLGVGNILNSLLVTLVDRATRGGGRSWIGDNLNDSHLDYYYVFLLILSVLNTALFVWVAMRYQYKREFLEVEPAGTPELEMAAAKGKAATLD; encoded by the exons ATGCTCCTGATAACGTTGGCCGTGTCGCTCAAGTCCCTCCACCCGCAATGCACCCCGGACGGCGGGTGCGCGCCGGCGACGCAGCAGCAGGTGGCCTTCTTCTACGGCGCGCTATACACGATGGCCATCGGCGCTGGCGGCACCAAGCCAAACATCTCGACGTTCGGCGCGGACCAGTCCGACGACTTCGACGCGCGCGAGCGCGAGGTCAAGGCCTCCTTCTTCAACTGGTGGATGTTCAGCTCCTTCACGGGCGGCCTCGTCGCCGTGCTCGTCCTCGTCTTCGTGCAGGAGAACGTCGGGTGAGGCATCGGGTGCACCAtccccaccgccggcctcgCCCTGTCGCTCCTCCTCTTCTACGTCAGCACGCCGTTCTACAGGCACAAGCCCGTCCGCCGCGACACGGCCGCCGGCCTTGCGAGGCAGGTCGGCAGTGTGTTCCGCGGCGCGTTCGCGAACCGGAGCCGCCCGCTGCCGGCAGACGCCGGCGAGCTGCACGAGCACGACACCGCGTGGTACGCCGCGGCCAGGAAGCGCCGGCTGCACCGCACGCCGGCTCTCCGGTTCCTCGACCGGCCGGCGCTGAGGCCGCCGACGGACTATGAAGGCACCAGCCGGAGATCCTGCACGGTGACGGAGGTGGAGCAGGTGAAGCTGATCGTGGGCATGATCGTGGTTTGGCTGACGACGCTGGTGCCGTGCACCATCTGGGCGCAGGTGAACACCCTGTTCGTGAAGCAGGGCACGACGCTGGACCGCACCATCGGCGGCGTGCGCGTCCCGGAGGCGTCGCTTGGCAGCTTCATCACCGTGTCGATGCTGCTGTCCATCCCGGTGCACGACCGCGTGCTGGTGCCGCtggcgcggcggcgcacgggggaCCCGCGCGGGATCACGCTCCTCCAGCGCCTGGGCGTCGGGTGCGCGCTGCAGGTGCTCGTCGTGGCGTGCGCCTACGGCGTGGAGGTCCGGCGAATG CGTGTGATCCGGGAGCGGGccgtccgcggcgccggcgagacgGTGCCGATGAGCATCCTCTGGATGCTACCGCAGTACGTGCTGATGGGCGTCGGCGACGTGTTCAACTCCGTGGGGATCCTCGAGTTCTTCTACGACCAGTCGCCGGACGGGATGCGGAGGCTGGGCACCACCTTCTTCACCAGCGGCCTCGGCGTCGGCAACATCCTCAACAGCCTGCTCGTGACGCTCGTCGACCGCGCCACGAGGGGCGGGGGCAGGAGCTGGATCGGCGACAACCTCAACGACTCCCACCTCGACTACTAC TACGTGTTCCTGCTGATCCTCTCGGTGCTCAACACGGCGCTGTTCGTGTGGGTGGCGATGAGGTACCAGTACAAGAGGGAGTTCCTGGAGGTGGAACCTGCGGGGACGCCGGAGTTGGAGATGGCCGCCGCCAAGGGGAAGGCGGCCACGCTGGACTAG